Proteins encoded together in one Acidimicrobiia bacterium window:
- a CDS encoding RraA family protein → MPNETEVARVLLELGAATIGESGAHAMSARIKPAWAGARLAAPAYPVQCTPGDNLAVHVAVTSSPTGAVLVVDVGDERELGYWGEVLTTAAEARGITGLVIDGCVRDVTALARHEFPVFSAGIALPGATKQQPGAVGRSATVGDVEVHTGDWVVGDADGVSVIPSGTLEDVIAAGRAREQKEQSFFDALRAGSTTVELLGLDPSIIDGG, encoded by the coding sequence ATGCCCAACGAGACCGAGGTCGCCCGCGTGCTGCTCGAGCTCGGCGCGGCGACGATCGGCGAGTCGGGTGCGCACGCGATGAGCGCGCGCATCAAACCGGCCTGGGCGGGCGCGCGCCTCGCCGCGCCGGCGTACCCGGTCCAGTGCACCCCAGGCGACAACCTCGCGGTGCACGTCGCGGTGACGTCATCACCGACCGGTGCGGTGCTGGTCGTCGACGTCGGTGACGAGCGCGAGCTCGGCTACTGGGGCGAGGTGCTCACCACCGCGGCCGAGGCCCGGGGTATCACCGGCCTGGTGATCGACGGGTGCGTGCGCGACGTGACCGCGCTCGCGCGCCACGAATTCCCGGTTTTCTCGGCCGGGATCGCCTTGCCGGGCGCCACCAAGCAACAGCCGGGCGCGGTCGGGCGCTCGGCGACGGTCGGCGACGTCGAGGTGCACACCGGAGATTGGGTCGTGGGCGACGCCGACGGCGTGAGCGTGATCCCTTCTGGCACTCTCGAAGACGTGATCGCCGCCGGTCGCGCCCGCGAGCAGAAGGAGCAGAGCTTCTTCGATGCGCTGCGCGCCGGGAGCACGACCGTCGAGTTGCTCGGCCTCGATCCGTCGATCATCGACGGCGGCTGA
- a CDS encoding PHP domain-containing protein, whose amino-acid sequence MAEAMNPVEALERIAELLQRVRNSRQKSQAFRRAADAIRDLDEGDLRSLSARGRLTDLPGIGKSTAAVITQALAGETPEYLHDLGENEGPATERADEVRTHLRGDLHLHSDWSDGGHSIEAMTQTAIELGHDYLALTDHSPYVRVANGLDATRLAEQLDVIAGINETVAPFRLLAGMEVDILETGALDMEDELLERLDVVVGSVHSKLSMEPQPMTDRLVAALANPHVDILGHCTGRLIVGRGRAESRFDHELVFTAAAHFDKAIEMNSRPERLDPPMRLMPALLESGAKVSIDSDAHATWQLEWQPYGCHRAAEAGVPIDRIVNTWAVDDLLAWTGSHSSAGSAGSG is encoded by the coding sequence ATGGCGGAGGCGATGAACCCGGTCGAGGCGCTCGAGCGAATCGCAGAGCTTCTCCAACGCGTCCGCAACTCGCGCCAGAAGTCACAAGCGTTCCGGCGCGCCGCCGACGCGATCCGCGACCTCGACGAGGGCGACCTGCGCTCGCTCAGCGCGCGTGGGCGCCTCACCGACCTTCCAGGGATCGGCAAGAGCACCGCCGCTGTGATCACCCAAGCACTCGCGGGCGAGACGCCCGAGTACCTGCACGATCTCGGCGAGAACGAGGGCCCAGCCACTGAGCGCGCTGACGAGGTGCGCACCCACCTCCGTGGCGATCTGCACCTCCACTCCGACTGGTCCGACGGCGGTCATTCGATCGAGGCCATGACCCAGACCGCGATCGAGCTCGGCCACGACTATCTGGCGCTCACCGACCACTCGCCGTACGTGCGCGTCGCGAACGGGCTGGACGCCACGCGCCTTGCCGAACAGCTCGACGTGATCGCGGGGATCAACGAGACCGTCGCGCCATTCCGGCTCCTCGCCGGCATGGAGGTGGACATCCTCGAGACCGGCGCGCTCGACATGGAGGACGAGCTGCTCGAGCGGCTCGACGTGGTGGTGGGCAGCGTGCACTCGAAGCTGTCGATGGAGCCGCAGCCCATGACCGACCGGCTGGTGGCCGCGCTCGCCAACCCGCACGTCGACATCCTCGGGCATTGCACCGGGCGGCTGATCGTCGGGCGCGGGCGAGCGGAGTCGCGCTTTGACCACGAGCTGGTGTTCACGGCCGCGGCGCACTTCGACAAGGCAATCGAAATGAACTCGAGGCCCGAGCGCCTCGACCCGCCCATGCGCCTGATGCCCGCGCTCCTCGAGTCGGGCGCCAAGGTGTCCATCGACTCCGACGCGCACGCGACCTGGCAGCTGGAGTGGCAGCCCTACGGCTGCCACCGGGCCGCCGAAGCCGGCGTGCCGATCGACCGGATCGTGAACACCTGGGCCGTCGACGACCTGCTCGCCTGGACCGGCTCGCACTCAAGCGCCGGAAGCGCCGGAAGCGGATAG